Sequence from the Hamadaea flava genome:
CGTCCTTCACCGACAACCGCATGAGCGGAATGTGGGCGAGGAACGCGGCGACCGTCTGGAGCACGTCCAACCCGACCCGGCCACTGAGCGGGAACAGCCACAACGGCGGCGTTCCCGGCGGCCCGACCGCCGTCGTGTTGTTGTCCTGCCACGTCGTGAAGGTCGAGAACCGGATCGCGCCGAGTCGGTTCACCGAGCGTTTGGTGGACGTCGTCACATAGGTCAGGAACCGATGACTGCCGTCCGGCAACCGGACAAGGCTGACGCCGGGCTTGACGGACATCGCGGCCACCCGCCACATGCGCTGATAGCGAAGCTTGCCGGTGAGCAACGCCAATGGTCGCTTAGCGACGAACTTCGGAGCCCACAGCAGAGTCCGCAGGGCCGCCGCCAACGCCCGACTCCGCGTACGCGCGCCGGCGTCGGAGCCGAAGCGGTCGATCCGGAACCGCGTGGAGGCGATCTTGCGCTCCAGCCAGTCGGCCCGCCGGCCAGCCAATGAACGTACGCCCGGATGTAGTGGCTGATGCGGCGGCGCGGTCAGCGAACCCGCGGATTCGAGGCCGATCGGCAGCTGAACCGTCAGCCGCCGGCGACCCCGGGCAACCGTAAGCCGCGGGCCTTCAGCGGATATCGACCGCACGGTCGCCTCAATCAGCGGAGCGAATCGCAGTAGGTCGTCGACCCGGCCCGGAACCAGCTTCTCGAGGATCTGCCGCCGAAGCTCCGCCTGGGGACGGCTGCCCCAAGCGCCCGCCCGGTCGAGCAGGACCTGCAGGTTTCTCAGCGACAGCCCCCGATCCCGAGGCCGGAGGTGATCGGCCTGCCACTGGATCTGTGCGGCCAGCCCGACGTCAGCCGGACTCGGTCCGTCCAGTTCCGGTCGCATCCGACGAGTCAGCGCATGCTGTCCGAGCAAGTCGGCCGGCCGGGTCGACCGACCACGGTCGGCCCGGCTGACCGTCTCCAGACCCTGCACGAGCGCCCCCACGACGGCCAGCGCGGCGTCCCCCGACCGAATCGTGCTCGGCACGGTGATCGAGACGACCCGGTCGGCCAGGTCGATCCCCAGACGTGCCGCTGTTTCGGCCGAAAGCTCACCGGTCCGCACCCGAACCGTCACCGGCACCCCCAGCCCCCGATGGGCGGCGGTCGCGGTGACCGTGTCGGCCGTATGGCGTACCGCGGTGGCGGTGAGCCCGCGCGCCGCAAGCATGTCCGGCAGGATCCGGGCGATGTGCCGCGACAGCGCCGAGCCGGTCAGAGTCGATCCGAACGAGGTGAGGTCGGAGATCACCGGAAGGTCAGCCGCCAGGCCCGGAAGGTGTTGACCGAGCAGGATGTCGGTTGCTGCGTTCGCCAGCGCCCGCTTCGCCTCGGCCTGCCGGGCGTGCTCGGCCTGCGAGCGCTGAGCAGGCTCGGTGATCGCTGCGACGGGCTCCCCGAGGCGCGCCGTCACCGTTTCGAAGGCAGTCTTGGCAGCAGGTCCCAGCGTACGTTCAAGCGCCTGTCCGATCTCGTCCACGCGCTCCTCGTAGGCGGACAGGTCACGCCGCAATCCCAGTTCCTCGATCAAGGCGTGAGCCTCGGCGATCCACCGCGACGGAACTGGCCGCGAGCCGCCTACACCCGCCGGCTGAGCGGCTGTCGCGACGCCGATCGCCGCCAGCCGAGCTGCCCTCGCCAACCGGTCCGCCCCTAGGCCGATGCGTTCACCGGTCTGCGCGAGGATGGTCGCCCGCACCGCTGCCACCGCCTCGGCCAGATCGAGCCGCAGGCTCAGCCGATCCATCCGGCGCGGATCGAGCCTGATCTCCCACACCGCGTGGCCGGTCCGGGGCGGCCGGACCTCCGCAGCCGCCCCGCCGCGCGTACGGGCCACTTGGATTCGCAGCTCGAACGGCTCCGACGCCGTCTTCAGGGTGACGAGGTCGGTACCGCGCGACGTACGCGTCCTAGCGGCCTCGAAATCGTTCGCAACCCCTTGCAGGGCAGCCACAATGGACGCCGTCCGCTGCCGCGGAGGGACGGGGACGGCCGGGCCCGGCAGTGCCTTCCTGGTGCGGTGGCCGACGACGGTGACATGACGGGGCGGGGGGCCGGCCATCGGACGGCCGAAGCCGGTCCGTGGATCGGATCGGAGCGCCACATCGGCCACGTACGCCATCCGCAAGTCGCCGTACCGGAACACGTGGACGACGGCCTCGACGACTCGCTCCCGTCCGCGAGCATCCGTGAATCGCCGCTGGAACAGCACATCTGCGTCGCCGCCGCCGTTGTCGCGCAGGTACGCCGCGTCCGGTCCGCTGATCGTCCGCCCGATCAGGTCCCGGGCTGCGCCAAGCTGATCATCGATCGTCCCCTGTGGGCGTCGGCCGCTGCCGATGGCGAGAAGATCGCCGCCCCATCTGGCCACCACCGCGGCCTCCTGGGTGGCGGTGAGCAGTCGCAGCCGCCCAGCCGCGGTCTGCAACGCCGACCGCAGCGAAGCGTCCAGCCGTTCGGCTGAGCCGCTGAGCGGCGGCAACGCGATCTCTCGCGTCTTCCCGACGTTGTCGGGCGCGGCCGTACGCTGTGCCGGTCGCTTCGCCGCGGTCGGCGCCGGTGGAGGGTCCCGACGCTGGATCTCGGCCTCGACCTCGGCCTGCTGCCGCCGGACCGCCCTGACGAAGCTCGGCGCGAATCGGTGCGTACGGCTGTCGACGAGGCCCTGCCGGTTCACGATCGACGCACGCTCGGCCGCCGCCCGCATCACCCTGGCGCGATCCACCGCGTCGAGCAGAATCGTGGGCTGCTCGGACGGATCCGAGACGGCCGGCTGCCCCCTCAGGTCACGTGCCGCCGCCATGAGCACCGCCGCGGTGAGAGCTGGCGAACCATGCGAGATCAACCCGCCGAGGCGCTCCCCCGGCTGGTAGTCGGCCTCGGCCTCGGCCGCGTACAGGCGGATCAGGGCGCCCGCAGCGGCGGGAACCACGGAGACGGCCTCCGCCAACGCCCGCCGCACCCGCTCGGCGTCCGCCAGACCCCGCTGCACCAGGCTCGCCGCCGCGTCTCGGTCGCTGCGGAACCCGGTCCCGCCTGGCTCACGATTCATCCGCAAGGTCTGCGCCACATCCGAAACGCCGAAATTGCTGTACGCCTGAAGCACCTCCAGGTAACTGTCATGCGTACCGGGGTTGTCGGGGCGGAATCGCTCGCTGCCGAGCCGGACCCGAGCCAACTCCCGCGCCAAGGCGACCCTGGTGACCGCCTCGGTGGGATCGGCATCGTGCCGGACCGCGATCCGGAATCCTCCCTTGATCTGCTCCAGACGCACCATTTCGCCGGGCGGGAGGACGGCGTACTCGACGATGGTCCGGGATGCGCCCGGGTCGGAGCGGATCACGATCCGCGACCTGTCCGCCGTGCCTGTCGCGCCGAACCACTTTTCCGCGAGCTCATGACCAACGTCCATCACGCCGGTGCCGCTCCGGTGTGGCCACCTAGGCGCCGGGGTCTCAGCGAACACCTCGGCCAGCGCGATTGTTCGCGCTACCGATGCCGTCTGCTGCGTGAACTCGCGCGCCACGTCATCAGAGGCGGCCAGTGCCCGCTCGTACGCGCTCCGCCACCCCGGCCGCCGAAGCAGCCGCCGGAAGGCGCCGGCCATAGGCGACGAGGCCGGCGTACGCAGCAGCCGGGCCCACCTGATCGCCGTGCTCTCGGGGGTCAGACCCATTCCGGCCAGGACCGCCTCGACCTCGTCCAACGCCGCTGCCGTCGCGGTTGGGTCCGGGCCGGGCAGTGCCAGGAGCTGTTCGATCCGAAGGTCGAGATCGGATGCCCCGAAGGAGCGGCCCGCAACGAGGACGTAGTCAAGCGCCTGGCGGGGCGCGGCCGATGACTCGACGGCCACCGCGGCCGCGGGCTGACCCAGATGGTCGAGCACGATCGCATGGATCTCCGCGCCGGGCGGGATCGCTGGGCGCTCCGCCGTTCCGGTCGCCGCGTTCTGATGGTCGGCGTAGTACGCCCGACCCTCGTGCAGGTAGACGTTGTAACGGTGGGCCACCGCACTGCCGTCGGGGCGGATGAGGACTGCGGCGGCCGGTCCGGTGACGACCCCGTTCTCGTCGGCGACCGCCGCCAACCGGGCTTCGACCTCGGCCAGTCCCGTCATCGGCGCGTACGCCGACCCCGCCCACGCCTCGGTCCGTCCCACCGGGACGCCGACCCGGCCAGTGTTCACGGCCGCGACCACCGGGCGTCCATACCATGTAGACAGTCCCGAGTTGCCAGCGTCATCGCAGTTCAGCGACCGGCCGGTGACCGTCGGGCCGCCGTCGTTGACATATCCGACCCAGACGCCGAGCGGATCCGGGTACCGCTGCGACCGCCCGGCGTCGTCCCGAGGCAGCGCCTGCCGCAGATACTGCTCGTCGGCGGGGCTCGCCGCGACCTCGTCCACTGTCCGCACGTCTTGCACCGGTACGCCGTCCCCCAACCGCAGCGCCGCACCTGAATCATGCGGCGTGCCAGGCTCCGCACGCACCTCCATCTGCACCGGCGTCGAACCCAGGTTCGGACTCGTGGCCGGGTTCGGACTCGTGGCCGGGTCCGGGTCCGGAGTCGGAGTCGGAGCCGGAGCCGGAGTCGGAGCCGAGTTCGGAGTCGGAGTCGGAGTCAGAGTCAGAGTCAGAGTCGAGCTTGGGTTTGCGCCTTGCGCCGTGGTCGGAGTCGAGTTCGGATCCGCGGTCGGGCTCGCGGTCGCGCTCGGGCTCGCGGCCGTGGTCGGGCTCGCCGCGTTTTCCGGGGTGACACGGGGTTCCTGCCCCTGAGAGGGGGCGTTCTCCCGGGTAACGCGATCGGCACTGGGCCCCTGCTCGCGAAGCCCGCGAGCCACAGCGCTCGCTGACACGTCCGGTCCCGGCGCGGCCGTCGTCCGTCCTGTGCCCGTCCAACCCGTCTTCATCGCGGCGCTCGTGCCTGCCGGGCTTACGCCCACAGCGCTCGGGCCGGTTGCCGCCGCTGGAACCGACGAACCCCGCGTTGCCGCGCCCAGCCCGGCCGCACGCGACCCGGCCGGGCCCAGTCCCGCCGCGTCCGGTCCCGCAGCACGCGGCGCGGCCGGGGCCAGTTCCGCCGCGTCCGGTCCCGCAGAACGTGGCCCGGCCGGGCCAGTGGCTGCCGCGCTCGACCCCGCAGCCGAGCTGGCTCCCGAAATCGCGCTTGGACCGCCCGAATGTGCAGCCGCCGTCGAACCCGGGTTTGCCGCAGCCGATGGACTAGCCGCCGGTTGCGTCGCAGCCGCTGCCGCCGATGCCGGGCCAGCCGGCGTCGACGCGGGGCTGGTCGTCGTGGAACCCGAGGCCGTCGAGGCTGGGCCACCCGCTGTCAAACCCGGGCCAGCCGCCGAGCTGGGGCCTGCCGCATTAGCGTCCACCGAGGAACCGGTCCCCGGGGCGGTCGTACTCGAACCGGTCGTACCCAGCGTCGCCGACGTCCCCGGTGTCGTCGTACCCAGCGGTGTCGTCGTACCCAGCGGCGTCGCGCCCCGCCCGGCCGACGTCCCAGCACCCGCCGTTCCTGACGGAACGGCTCCGGGCGCCGGAACACCGGTGCTCGTCGTGGTCGGCGCGGCCGTCGGCGACCCGGCCGAGACGGGCCCGGACGCAACCGGCGCCGACGCTGCGGGCACGGCCGGGGCAGCGGCAACAGGCGCGGAAGGCGCAGGCGCAACGGGTGCGGACGCCAGCGGAACAGATTCGGCGAGCCGCCCGTACACCCCGTGCGCGGCGTTCCCGATGAGCATCCGTGGCCCGCCGGTCAGGGCCCCGACGCCGAACCGGGTCAGCCCGGACAGCGAGAGGTCCACCGACCAGTCGCCGTTGACCGCCCCGTTGACGGCGTAGTTCGTGACCTGGTTGACGGTCTGGAAGTGCAGTCCGCGTACGCCGCTTTCGGCGACCCAGCGTGAGACGCTCCAGTCGCGCATCCGATCGGCGACCGGGCCTCGGGTGGCCGCCCAGTGGAACAGCGGGCTGAACGGCCGGTTCAGGCCGCGTCCGACGAGTCCGCCCACGCCGCCGCCGAGGGCCGAGACGCCGAGGCTGCGCCAGTCGAAGCCTTGCCGAGTGCCGTTGACGTTCTGGATGCCCTGGGCGAGGAAGTCGGGGATGACCTCCTGGACCGCCTCTTCCAGGATCTCCTTCACGATGCCCCGGATGCCGGCGAGGTCGCGCATGAGCGTCTCGAACAGGCGGGCGCCGATGGCTCGCGCCACGGCGATCGGCCCGGCGCTGGCCAGTGAGCTGACGCCGCCGGTGAAGATCGCCGAGATCAGGATGATCATCAATTCGACCGCGCACCACAGGACACAGAGGAGCAGCGACAGCTTCTCCGCGCCGACCGCCTGCGCGGCCTTGTCCATCTGCTCGGCGACGGACCGGTGCCGCTGGACGATGTCGGGGACCACGACGTCGAGCTTGTAGCGCCACCGCCGGACGAACTCCTCGCCGGACGCGCCGCGCCACAGCGCCTCGATGTCGCTGACCGAGCCGGAGAACTGGTGTCCGGACCGCTCCAGCAGGTCGGCCAGGTCTTGCCGAGCCTTCCCGTAGGCGCGTAGCGCGTCCTCATTGGTCCGTGGCCAGGTGGATCCGCCGCCGACCAGGCAGACCAGGTCCCAGACCCAGCGCAGGAATCCGTCTGACGGCGGCTCAACGGCCACGGCGGGTCCCTCCCCGGCGCACCCGGAAGTCTATTGTAGATAGATGGTTTTGCGGCGACTGCTCGTTCCGGCTGTTCTGCTGGCGATTCCGGTCTTCGCCGCCGATCCCGCAACCGGCGCGGGACCGTGCGGCTACCAGGCGCCGCCGAGCCCCGGCCCGGTCGTCAGCGCCCCGTCCTGGGAGCAGCGCTGGCTCGATCTCGGCCGCGCGCACGCGTTCTCCACCGGCGGCGGCGTGCGCGTCGCGATCGTCGGCACCGGCATCGACGCCAGCCATCCCCAACTCGGCGCTGCGGTCGCCACCGGCTGGGACGTCACCACGAACAAGCCCGGCGCGCGCTTCGACTGCAACGGTCACGGCACCGCCCTCGCGAGCATCGTGGCCGCGCGGGCCAAGGGCGGCTCCAGTCTCGTCGGTGTCGCGCCGGCCGCGACCCTCGTCCCCGTCCGGGTCGCCGACGCGCCCCCCAGCGCCGAGCGCCAGGTGACCCCGGCCCGGCTCGCCGCCGGAATCCGCCAGGCGGTGACGCTCAAGGCCCGCGTGATCATCATCGGGTACGCCTTGGGCAGCGACGACGCCGGCGTACGAACCGCCGTGGCCGACGCCGTCCGCAAGGACGTCCTGGTCGTGGCGGCGGTCGGCGACAACCTGCCGAAGCTGACGTTCCCGGCGGCGTACGACGGAGTCGTGGGCGTGGGCGCGATCGGCACGGGCGGGCTGCTCCTGTCCGGTTCGGCGGTCGATTCCAAAGTCGATCTCGTTGCTCCGGCCGAGAACGTCGTCGCGGCGGCGCGCCGGTCCGGGCACCTCACCCTGTCCGGTACGCCGGTCGCCGCAGCCGTCGTGGGCGGCGCGGCCGCACTGCTGCGGGCGTACCGTCCGACCTGGACGGCCGCGCAGGTCGCCCAGCGGTTGACGGCGACGGCCGACGGCGGTTTCGGTGGCGGCCACAGCGCCGCGTACGGCTTCGGCACGGTCAATCCCTATCGGGCGTTGACCGAACAGGCCGCCACCACCGGCGCGAGTCCGTATTGGACGCCTGCCCCGGCGGCCCTGGGCCACGCCCCGCCGCAGCCCCAGTGGCCGGACGGGTGGCGCCGGGCGCTCGCCTGGGCCGCCGGCGTCGGCGTGCTCCTCGTCGTGTTCGCGGTGCTCGGCGCGGCGGCGCCGGTCATGCGCCGGCGCCGCCCGGACCGGCTCAGCTGAACGAGCTGCGCGTACGCGCGATGGCCTCCAGGTTGCGTTCCTCGGCCTGGGTGAACTTCTGCCCGGAGTGCAGGATCGCCCCGGCGAAGTCCTGACCGACCCCGTGCAGCTGCTGCGCACCGGCCTGCCACTCGGTTTGGAGCTGCGCGTACGCGGTCTTCGACGCACCGTCCCAGGTCTTGATCCGGTCGGCCATGTAGTCCTCCAGCCCGGACAGCCGGCCGCGCATCTCGTCGAGCATCGCCTGGAACTGGTTCGACGCCGCGATCAGCTCCGCGATGGGCACGTTGAGCACGTTGTTCGTCATGGTCGTCTCCTTACTGGTTGGTGAGGCCGGCGCTGACGTAGCTGAACGACGAGCCGGCCATGCCCGACGGCACGGAGGCGACGCCGTCGAGGACGCCGACGGTGCTGCCGTCGGTGCCCTTGAGGTCGCTGGAGATCTGGTTGTTGATCAGATCGGCCAGGCCGCCGAGCGCGGCGTCGATGTGGTGCATCGCGTTGATGAACTTGGTGCGCTCGTTGGCGAAGGTGTCGCCGGACAGGCCCTGCCAGTCGATGGTCAGCCGCTTGAGGATCTGCGCTGCCAGGTCGTCGAGTTCCTGCTTGGTCTTGGCCGCGAACTGGGCGGCGTCCTGCATGTCGTTGAAATGAACTTTGACGATGTCACCAGACATCTGCCGCTGCCTTTCTCTTGGGTGGCTTGCTTACCTTGCGGGTGCCGCCTCAGCCGGCGGCGAGTCGTTGGGCCAGGGTCGGCGGTGTCGGGCCGCGTTCCGGTTCGGTTTCCGGGGTGGCGGCCAGTGCCGTCGATCGGGGCGACGCGGGCTCGGCTCGGGGTACGCCAACGACCCGTCGCCGTGCGCCGAGCGGGATCGGTCCGGCCCGGGCCGCCGCGGCGACCACGGGCGCTGACGCCGGCACGCCCCGGCCGGTCAGCGTCTGCTGGGCACTCATGGCTGCCTGCGGGGTCATCGCCGGGGCCGGGGTGGACACCGCCGCCGCTGGTCCGGCGGTGAGCACCTGTTCCAGGCCGCCCCGGGCCGACAGGGCCGCGACGTCCACCGTCGCCGGTGGCGTCAACGCAGCCGGGGCGAACCGTCCTTCCAGCACGGCCAGCTTGCGTTCCAGGGCCTCCGTGGCGGCCCGCCGCGCGATCACCGGGCGGGCGAGCTGCGGCGGCGTCCGCCGGCTGCTGAGCGCGGGCACCTGCGGTGGGGCGGCCAGGATCGGCCCGGCCGGAAGCCGTCCCAGCAGCGTCTGCTGCGGACCGTACGCGGACGGCAGCCCCGTCAGCGTCGGCTGGTACGCGGTCGGCAGCAGGCTGGTCTGATCGGCCGGGGCCCAGCCCGTCGGCAGCCCGTTCAGCCCCCGGAAGTCGGCCGCGGACAACAGGTCGGGCGCCGGATCGAGGACCGGGCCTTGCGGCAGTTCGGCGAGCGGCTCGATCAGCCCTGGGGGTTGGGAGTCGGTCGGCGATCGGCTGCCGAGCTGCTCCGGCGAGTACGCCCGCCACGGCTTGGCCGCGTCCGCGCCCCGATAGCGGGGCGGCACCGTGCCGGGGTCGCCCAGCCATCGGGATCCGCTGATCAGATCGGCCGACAGTTTCTTGCCGACCGGCCGGATCTTCTTGGCGTACTTCTTGTTGAGCCGGGCGTAGATCTCGGCGGCCTGCTGCTCGTATTCCGCCTTGGTGTCGGCCTTGATCTTCTGGAGCGCTTCCTTCAGCTCCTTGCGGAACGCGGCGAGCAGTTCCTCTGCCCGGTCCCGTGCCTCCTGGACGTCGTCGGCCAGCTTCTCCAGGACCTCGATCCGCATCTGCAGCCCGTCGATCCAGGTGTCGAGGGCGAACGAGTGCGCCCCGGCGAACCAGAAGTAGCGCTCCTGGGCCAGGCCGGAGTTCCAGGCCACGCGGACGTATCGAGCCCGGCCGTCGACGATCTCCACGTGCCGCGAGAACTGGCTCAGCACCCGCCCGTACGCGTCGGCCAGTCGCCGGGGGCCGTTCGGGTCTTCGCTGAGGATCATGTCGACCATGACCTCGAAGCTTTCGATGCCGTCCCA
This genomic interval carries:
- a CDS encoding WXG100 family type VII secretion target, with protein sequence MTNNVLNVPIAELIAASNQFQAMLDEMRGRLSGLEDYMADRIKTWDGASKTAYAQLQTEWQAGAQQLHGVGQDFAGAILHSGQKFTQAEERNLEAIARTRSSFS
- a CDS encoding WXG100 family type VII secretion target, giving the protein MSGDIVKVHFNDMQDAAQFAAKTKQELDDLAAQILKRLTIDWQGLSGDTFANERTKFINAMHHIDAALGGLADLINNQISSDLKGTDGSTVGVLDGVASVPSGMAGSSFSYVSAGLTNQ
- a CDS encoding S8 family serine peptidase, whose product is MVLRRLLVPAVLLAIPVFAADPATGAGPCGYQAPPSPGPVVSAPSWEQRWLDLGRAHAFSTGGGVRVAIVGTGIDASHPQLGAAVATGWDVTTNKPGARFDCNGHGTALASIVAARAKGGSSLVGVAPAATLVPVRVADAPPSAERQVTPARLAAGIRQAVTLKARVIIIGYALGSDDAGVRTAVADAVRKDVLVVAAVGDNLPKLTFPAAYDGVVGVGAIGTGGLLLSGSAVDSKVDLVAPAENVVAAARRSGHLTLSGTPVAAAVVGGAAALLRAYRPTWTAAQVAQRLTATADGGFGGGHSAAYGFGTVNPYRALTEQAATTGASPYWTPAPAALGHAPPQPQWPDGWRRALAWAAGVGVLLVVFAVLGAAAPVMRRRRPDRLS
- a CDS encoding WXG100-like domain-containing protein translates to MAVEPPSDGFLRWVWDLVCLVGGGSTWPRTNEDALRAYGKARQDLADLLERSGHQFSGSVSDIEALWRGASGEEFVRRWRYKLDVVVPDIVQRHRSVAEQMDKAAQAVGAEKLSLLLCVLWCAVELMIILISAIFTGGVSSLASAGPIAVARAIGARLFETLMRDLAGIRGIVKEILEEAVQEVIPDFLAQGIQNVNGTRQGFDWRSLGVSALGGGVGGLVGRGLNRPFSPLFHWAATRGPVADRMRDWSVSRWVAESGVRGLHFQTVNQVTNYAVNGAVNGDWSVDLSLSGLTRFGVGALTGGPRMLIGNAAHGVYGRLAESVPLASAPVAPAPSAPVAAAPAVPAASAPVASGPVSAGSPTAAPTTTSTGVPAPGAVPSGTAGAGTSAGRGATPLGTTTPLGTTTPGTSATLGTTGSSTTAPGTGSSVDANAAGPSSAAGPGLTAGGPASTASGSTTTSPASTPAGPASAAAAATQPAASPSAAANPGSTAAAHSGGPSAISGASSAAGSSAAATGPAGPRSAGPDAAELAPAAPRAAGPDAAGLGPAGSRAAGLGAATRGSSVPAAATGPSAVGVSPAGTSAAMKTGWTGTGRTTAAPGPDVSASAVARGLREQGPSADRVTRENAPSQGQEPRVTPENAASPTTAASPSATASPTADPNSTPTTAQGANPSSTLTLTLTPTPTPNSAPTPAPAPTPTPDPDPATSPNPATSPNLGSTPVQMEVRAEPGTPHDSGAALRLGDGVPVQDVRTVDEVAASPADEQYLRQALPRDDAGRSQRYPDPLGVWVGYVNDGGPTVTGRSLNCDDAGNSGLSTWYGRPVVAAVNTGRVGVPVGRTEAWAGSAYAPMTGLAEVEARLAAVADENGVVTGPAAAVLIRPDGSAVAHRYNVYLHEGRAYYADHQNAATGTAERPAIPPGAEIHAIVLDHLGQPAAAVAVESSAAPRQALDYVLVAGRSFGASDLDLRIEQLLALPGPDPTATAAALDEVEAVLAGMGLTPESTAIRWARLLRTPASSPMAGAFRRLLRRPGWRSAYERALAASDDVAREFTQQTASVARTIALAEVFAETPAPRWPHRSGTGVMDVGHELAEKWFGATGTADRSRIVIRSDPGASRTIVEYAVLPPGEMVRLEQIKGGFRIAVRHDADPTEAVTRVALARELARVRLGSERFRPDNPGTHDSYLEVLQAYSNFGVSDVAQTLRMNREPGGTGFRSDRDAAASLVQRGLADAERVRRALAEAVSVVPAAAGALIRLYAAEAEADYQPGERLGGLISHGSPALTAAVLMAAARDLRGQPAVSDPSEQPTILLDAVDRARVMRAAAERASIVNRQGLVDSRTHRFAPSFVRAVRRQQAEVEAEIQRRDPPPAPTAAKRPAQRTAAPDNVGKTREIALPPLSGSAERLDASLRSALQTAAGRLRLLTATQEAAVVARWGGDLLAIGSGRRPQGTIDDQLGAARDLIGRTISGPDAAYLRDNGGGDADVLFQRRFTDARGRERVVEAVVHVFRYGDLRMAYVADVALRSDPRTGFGRPMAGPPPRHVTVVGHRTRKALPGPAVPVPPRQRTASIVAALQGVANDFEAARTRTSRGTDLVTLKTASEPFELRIQVARTRGGAAAEVRPPRTGHAVWEIRLDPRRMDRLSLRLDLAEAVAAVRATILAQTGERIGLGADRLARAARLAAIGVATAAQPAGVGGSRPVPSRWIAEAHALIEELGLRRDLSAYEERVDEIGQALERTLGPAAKTAFETVTARLGEPVAAITEPAQRSQAEHARQAEAKRALANAATDILLGQHLPGLAADLPVISDLTSFGSTLTGSALSRHIARILPDMLAARGLTATAVRHTADTVTATAAHRGLGVPVTVRVRTGELSAETAARLGIDLADRVVSITVPSTIRSGDAALAVVGALVQGLETVSRADRGRSTRPADLLGQHALTRRMRPELDGPSPADVGLAAQIQWQADHLRPRDRGLSLRNLQVLLDRAGAWGSRPQAELRRQILEKLVPGRVDDLLRFAPLIEATVRSISAEGPRLTVARGRRRLTVQLPIGLESAGSLTAPPHQPLHPGVRSLAGRRADWLERKIASTRFRIDRFGSDAGARTRSRALAAALRTLLWAPKFVAKRPLALLTGKLRYQRMWRVAAMSVKPGVSLVRLPDGSHRFLTYVTTSTKRSVNRLGAIRFSTFTTWQDNNTTAVGPPGTPPLWLFPLSGRVGLDVLQTVAAFLAHIPLMRLSVKDGSGIGTPIPFGNTDAEAGRATVRAYSFQDGVLSGQTDPAYAATRRHSLTFYTFTGTFIDVQIGPATGFYIWIGGQGSPVSGSQDYQEMVERLQQIVDDARKRAAEGHPVRAIQELRKSISAYLKGFKDAADWEFQPIMFEVGYSHRYIPAFDGPDRAGWDAPLHSPFTQANDHVGLQTNPNASVSVGAFSLKPLRRLVTGRKAADGRRLRKTAFTSWLTQESVGDHLDLAGLTPMLSPENPAYSVEVHLPEATREKLAEHHRLLAGKPRKLADVAEKEALERLHDAGPGLW